A genomic window from Maridesulfovibrio sp. includes:
- a CDS encoding ATPase, T2SS/T4P/T4SS family, with the protein MTNTEIPASLQERVLFLDGKIYISAEVEDDAILMSFLSYAARKGFKENKRLKPEEFQKLRKKHFVRVETNSDIQDLAIEIIADAYNEGASDIHIGDYGPFASIQFRKLGMLQNHRELMGETGRKVITAMYQTMSNSADTTFIAKERQDGRIVSSDYLPAEVHSIRLHTEPLECSMAENGIGTFMALRLLYDRTTATGSLEQRLGTLGYSDRHIRRFQFLTQRSGLSLLSGPTGHGKSTALKHIMESMAEDHPEKNFLAIEDPPEYPLERVKQVRVSTNDQDDNRGAAYRNAIAGAMRSDPDVIMIGEIRYPEAASAALDAAQTGHGVWTTVHANSAFGIIQRMVSLLRAAQYPDPLEYLCDHTVLSGLHHQRLVPVLCPNCKQPIMEITKLDPDNDLRRKHLPQAVLNRLMRAVNKMGDKNVHIRGEGCAECSGMGIIGQTVASEIVTTDHVILRNIRAGNMEAAYKHWRHEQNGQTFVSHAIDLIEQGIIDPYLTELRLGVPLNYAKAFDDFHLSAKDLDELAGSKKVEAPNGAS; encoded by the coding sequence ATGACAAACACTGAAATTCCGGCAAGCCTTCAGGAGAGAGTTCTTTTTCTGGACGGCAAAATCTACATCTCCGCTGAAGTGGAAGATGACGCTATCCTTATGTCCTTTCTAAGCTATGCAGCGCGTAAAGGATTTAAAGAGAATAAACGACTCAAACCTGAAGAATTTCAAAAGCTGCGTAAAAAACACTTCGTAAGAGTCGAAACAAACAGCGACATCCAAGATCTCGCTATTGAGATCATTGCAGACGCATATAATGAAGGAGCGTCTGATATCCATATCGGTGACTACGGTCCCTTTGCTTCCATCCAGTTCCGCAAACTTGGTATGCTGCAAAATCATCGCGAACTCATGGGTGAAACCGGACGCAAGGTCATCACGGCCATGTACCAGACCATGTCCAATAGCGCTGACACAACCTTCATTGCCAAGGAAAGACAGGACGGCAGGATCGTCAGCAGCGATTATCTCCCGGCTGAAGTACATTCCATCCGTCTGCATACTGAACCGCTTGAATGTTCCATGGCCGAGAATGGAATTGGAACATTCATGGCGCTGCGTCTGCTTTACGACCGCACCACAGCAACGGGTAGCCTTGAACAAAGACTTGGGACTCTCGGCTATTCGGATCGGCACATCCGCCGTTTCCAATTCCTTACCCAGCGTTCAGGGCTAAGTCTGCTTTCCGGTCCCACCGGGCATGGTAAATCAACCGCCCTTAAACACATAATGGAAAGCATGGCCGAGGATCACCCGGAAAAGAACTTCCTCGCCATTGAAGATCCGCCGGAATACCCATTGGAACGTGTGAAGCAGGTCAGGGTCAGCACCAATGATCAAGATGACAATCGCGGGGCGGCCTACCGAAACGCCATTGCCGGAGCTATGCGCTCTGACCCTGATGTAATCATGATTGGAGAAATCCGTTACCCGGAAGCAGCATCTGCCGCCCTTGATGCCGCTCAGACCGGGCATGGTGTCTGGACAACAGTCCATGCCAACTCCGCCTTCGGGATTATCCAGCGAATGGTTTCCCTGCTGCGTGCGGCCCAATATCCTGATCCGCTTGAATATCTATGCGACCATACTGTTTTGTCCGGCCTGCACCATCAGCGGCTTGTTCCGGTTCTCTGCCCCAATTGCAAACAACCGATCATGGAAATCACAAAGCTTGATCCGGACAATGACCTGCGCCGCAAACACCTTCCACAAGCAGTGCTGAACCGTTTGATGCGTGCCGTAAATAAAATGGGCGACAAGAACGTCCATATCCGCGGTGAAGGATGTGCAGAGTGTTCCGGCATGGGCATTATCGGCCAGACCGTGGCCTCTGAGATCGTCACCACTGACCATGTGATCCTGCGCAACATCCGCGCTGGAAACATGGAGGCTGCCTACAAACACTGGCGTCATGAGCAGAACGGCCAGACCTTTGTCAGCCACGCCATTGACCTCATCGAGCAGGGAATCATTGATCCCTATCTCACTGAACTGCGCCTTGGTGTTCCCTTGAACTATGCCAAGGCCTTTGATGATTTCCACCTGTCCGCCAAGGATCTGGACGAACTGGCCGGCTCAAAGAAAGTGGAGGCTCCCAATGGTGCATCCTGA